In Anaerobacillus isosaccharinicus, one genomic interval encodes:
- a CDS encoding L-lactate dehydrogenase yields the protein MQQYNKTTRVVVIGTGFVGSSYSFALLNQGITDEMVLIDLNKKKAEGDAMDLNHGMPFGSPMKIWAGEYADCKDADIVVITAGANQGPGETRLDLIEKNAKIFKAIVGEVMESGFNGIFLIATNPVDILSYATWKYSGLPMERVIGSGTILDTARFRFLLGQYFNIDSRSVHAYIMGEHGDTELPVWSHANIGGRPILSYFEDHKEGRSLKDLDEIFINVRDAAYHIIERKGATHYAIAMGLLRLTRAILRNENSVLTISTLLQGEYGLDDIYIGVPAIVNSSGIREVLELNLNEEEMKKLHHSAKVLRDAMGPIN from the coding sequence ATGCAACAATATAACAAAACAACAAGAGTAGTTGTTATTGGTACAGGCTTTGTTGGTTCTAGCTACTCATTCGCCCTTCTTAATCAAGGGATTACAGATGAAATGGTGTTAATTGACTTAAATAAGAAAAAAGCTGAAGGCGATGCAATGGATTTGAACCATGGCATGCCATTTGGTTCCCCTATGAAGATATGGGCTGGTGAGTATGCAGATTGTAAAGATGCAGACATTGTTGTGATTACAGCAGGGGCCAATCAAGGGCCAGGTGAAACCAGATTAGATTTAATTGAAAAAAATGCAAAAATCTTTAAAGCTATTGTTGGAGAAGTAATGGAAAGCGGTTTTAATGGAATCTTCTTAATTGCAACGAACCCAGTTGATATTCTTTCTTACGCTACATGGAAATACTCAGGATTACCAATGGAACGTGTGATTGGGTCGGGAACAATTCTTGATACAGCACGTTTTCGTTTCTTATTAGGCCAATACTTTAATATTGATTCGAGAAGCGTACATGCCTATATCATGGGAGAGCATGGCGATACCGAGCTCCCTGTATGGAGTCATGCTAATATTGGTGGTCGTCCTATTTTAAGCTATTTTGAAGATCATAAAGAAGGGCGTTCGTTAAAAGATCTCGATGAAATCTTTATTAATGTTCGTGATGCAGCTTACCATATAATTGAACGTAAGGGTGCGACTCATTATGCAATTGCAATGGGCTTACTTCGTTTAACAAGGGCGATACTGCGAAATGAAAATTCAGTATTAACTATTTCAACGCTACTTCAAGGTGAGTATGGTCTAGACGATATTTATATCGGTGTTCCTGCCATCGTAAATAGTAGCGGAATTCGAGAAGTGTTAGAGCTAAATTTAAATGAAGAAGAAATGAAAAAACTTCATCATTCTGCAAAAGTTTTACGAGATGCAATGGGCCCAATTAACTAA
- a CDS encoding ThiF family adenylyltransferase, with the protein MENLERYSRQILFQPIGEEGQKKLATKKVLIVGMGALGTVLANHLVRAGVGHVRFADRDYVEKSNLQRQMLFDEDDVVEALPKAIAAEKRLKKINSDVTVEGIVTDVTLQNIAELMDGVDLVLDGTDNFQTRFLINDACYKNEIPFVYGGAVSSRGMSAIFIPGVTPCLRCFIGGGNSTGQTCDTIGVISPVVDIVASFQTIEALKYLTDNHEVQRKSLITFDVWKHHMYEMKFSKSKENCPTCSLHEYPALEGDSEQTVTSLCGRETVQINMGQKLDLDEWAEKLKKVAKVSKTPFLIRVELVEGERLVLFPDGRTLIQGTEDITRAKTLYARYIGL; encoded by the coding sequence ATGGAAAATTTAGAGCGTTATTCTAGACAAATACTATTTCAGCCTATTGGAGAAGAAGGGCAAAAAAAACTTGCGACTAAGAAAGTCCTAATTGTGGGAATGGGGGCACTAGGGACGGTTTTAGCTAATCATCTTGTTCGTGCAGGGGTTGGCCACGTTCGGTTTGCGGATCGGGATTATGTTGAGAAAAGCAATTTACAAAGGCAAATGCTCTTTGATGAGGATGATGTAGTTGAAGCTTTACCCAAAGCCATTGCTGCCGAAAAGCGTTTAAAGAAAATAAACTCTGACGTAACTGTTGAAGGGATTGTTACCGATGTAACTCTGCAAAACATAGCTGAATTAATGGATGGTGTTGATCTAGTTTTAGACGGTACAGATAATTTTCAGACTCGCTTTTTAATAAATGATGCTTGTTATAAAAATGAGATCCCTTTTGTCTATGGTGGAGCTGTAAGTTCGAGAGGTATGTCAGCAATCTTTATCCCTGGAGTTACTCCTTGCCTACGTTGTTTTATCGGTGGAGGAAACTCAACAGGGCAGACCTGTGATACGATTGGGGTCATATCACCTGTAGTTGATATTGTAGCTTCATTCCAAACGATCGAAGCGTTGAAGTATTTAACGGACAATCATGAAGTTCAACGGAAAAGTTTAATAACTTTTGATGTATGGAAGCATCATATGTATGAAATGAAATTTTCAAAAAGCAAAGAAAATTGTCCTACTTGTAGCCTACATGAGTACCCTGCACTTGAAGGAGACAGTGAACAAACAGTGACATCCCTTTGTGGAAGAGAAACGGTTCAAATAAATATGGGACAGAAATTAGATTTAGATGAGTGGGCGGAGAAATTAAAAAAAGTTGCAAAAGTTTCAAAAACCCCATTTTTAATTCGAGTTGAGTTAGTTGAAGGTGAAAGATTAGTTTTATTCCCTGACGGTAGAACACTTATACAAGGGACAGAGGATATTACTAGAGCTAAGACTTTATACGCAAGATATATCGGTTTGTAA
- a CDS encoding ATP-binding cassette domain-containing protein: MSIFSMEHVWKKTETNFELKNVSLSILEDEWLLISGPVGEGKEVLQKVILGFDNDWDGLICLNKKNIKNYEGYAEKIAFIHNRFIEEKGSETIFDYLALPLKIKGKTEIEIRKEINNVHKQFMNIVELTKKMKDLSLQEKVSVSFLKAILMNPSLIVIDEPFYQLSNSKRKLILETFKDNLRNWKGCPVVIFSSYILEWLPFCDRIAVFKENGLLQIGEPQVLIEHPQHAFVAKYLHGEDFTLLKGILKGNRFITEGFSFLLPKQVLQDYLFFEGQELVLGMMATSFQIVDKPISDTIGLTFKAPIHIFYEKNGFYKVYSNIGHFPLVAQIKINGKINEGEQVQLFFPFDHLLFFDGNTEKKINAKRLI; this comes from the coding sequence ATGAGTATATTTTCAATGGAACACGTATGGAAAAAAACAGAGACTAACTTTGAACTAAAAAATGTTTCCCTCTCTATTTTGGAGGATGAATGGCTATTAATTTCTGGCCCAGTAGGAGAAGGAAAAGAAGTCCTACAAAAAGTTATTTTAGGCTTTGATAATGATTGGGATGGTTTGATTTGTTTAAACAAAAAGAATATAAAAAATTATGAGGGCTATGCTGAAAAAATAGCGTTTATCCATAACCGTTTTATTGAAGAAAAAGGTTCAGAGACAATTTTTGATTATCTAGCGCTACCACTGAAAATTAAAGGGAAAACCGAAATAGAAATAAGAAAAGAAATTAATAACGTACACAAGCAATTTATGAATATAGTGGAACTTACAAAAAAAATGAAAGACCTGTCGCTTCAGGAAAAAGTGTCTGTATCCTTTTTAAAAGCGATATTAATGAATCCAAGTTTAATTGTTATTGATGAACCTTTTTATCAGTTGTCCAACAGTAAAAGAAAACTCATTTTAGAAACATTTAAGGACAATCTCCGTAATTGGAAAGGTTGTCCCGTTGTTATTTTTAGTAGCTATATTCTAGAGTGGCTCCCCTTTTGTGACCGGATTGCAGTCTTTAAAGAAAACGGCCTTTTGCAAATAGGTGAACCACAGGTTCTAATAGAACACCCTCAACATGCTTTTGTTGCTAAGTACTTACATGGAGAAGATTTTACACTTTTAAAGGGAATCTTAAAAGGGAACCGTTTTATTACAGAAGGTTTTTCTTTTTTACTACCAAAACAAGTACTTCAAGACTATCTATTCTTTGAAGGGCAAGAACTTGTCCTTGGAATGATGGCAACTAGTTTTCAAATAGTGGACAAGCCTATTTCTGATACCATTGGCCTGACTTTTAAAGCTCCAATTCATATTTTTTATGAGAAGAATGGTTTTTACAAGGTCTATTCAAACATCGGTCACTTTCCTCTAGTTGCCCAAATAAAAATAAATGGTAAAATTAATGAAGGGGAGCAAGTACAATTATTTTTCCCTTTTGATCATTTACTGTTTTTTGACGGAAATACAGAAAAAAAGATTAATGCAAAGAGGTTGATTTAA
- a CDS encoding rhomboid family intramembrane serine protease, with amino-acid sequence MKTSWKDETMDGLSQDAYYWQFIHHLVVNAGMRAFQVKSDEKEIWLEKENSDETTVVRIYRRDMDWSNYIARDLEKLAKDSEKIRKEFKSRRLKIINIYISTFLPVDSFENFLEKSFVTKNNRVSIETFIIDTERENRLGVSKLSELLDCQIPELYHDHYTAEDIHRYRREVVTISDKQFKKEKALFTYGKPFFTYLILLNVLVIFGFMEFYGSSTSLLTLVEFGAKYDPLIHQGEWWRFFTAIFLHIGFLHLFMNSFALFYLGGAVERIYGTPRFVFIYLVAGLMGSMSSFAFNSQVSAGASGAIFGCFGALLYFGLIHRKLFLRTMGVNIIVIIIINLALGFMIPMIDNSAHIGGLVGGFLASAILHLPRHKIRKQQFITFIVTAGAFSGLLLYGFTIQEDVEKMHLINIQIAQELLQRGEIERAYPLLKEAVEHDVEVVEANFLLAYSEARLGLLKDAEKNLLITIEQRPYLHEAHFNLSLVYFELRQYLDAYRSVEKALELNPNTGDYIELKTTIEKVLEKIG; translated from the coding sequence ATGAAAACAAGTTGGAAGGATGAAACTATGGACGGATTAAGCCAAGACGCTTACTATTGGCAATTTATTCATCATCTTGTCGTAAACGCAGGTATGAGGGCATTTCAAGTAAAATCTGATGAAAAAGAAATTTGGTTAGAAAAAGAGAATTCCGATGAAACAACCGTTGTTCGCATCTATCGTAGAGACATGGACTGGAGTAACTATATTGCTAGAGATCTAGAGAAATTGGCTAAAGATAGTGAAAAAATTCGCAAAGAGTTCAAAAGTAGGCGGCTTAAAATCATCAATATTTATATCTCTACTTTTTTGCCTGTTGATTCCTTTGAGAACTTTCTTGAAAAATCATTTGTCACAAAAAATAACCGTGTTAGTATCGAAACGTTTATCATTGATACTGAAAGAGAAAATAGGCTAGGAGTTTCGAAGTTATCTGAGCTACTAGATTGCCAAATCCCTGAATTATATCACGATCATTACACTGCAGAAGATATTCATCGGTATCGTCGTGAGGTTGTCACAATTTCAGACAAACAATTTAAAAAAGAAAAAGCTTTGTTCACCTATGGGAAGCCTTTTTTTACATATTTAATTTTACTAAACGTCCTTGTCATCTTTGGTTTTATGGAGTTCTATGGGAGTAGTACGAGTTTATTGACGTTAGTCGAATTCGGTGCAAAATATGATCCCCTTATCCATCAAGGAGAATGGTGGCGCTTTTTTACAGCTATATTTTTACATATTGGATTTTTACACCTATTTATGAATTCTTTTGCGCTTTTTTATTTAGGAGGTGCTGTGGAACGAATATACGGCACGCCAAGGTTTGTCTTTATTTATTTGGTTGCTGGATTAATGGGTTCTATGAGTAGCTTTGCTTTTAACAGTCAAGTATCTGCGGGTGCTTCTGGGGCTATTTTTGGTTGCTTTGGAGCGTTGCTTTACTTTGGGTTAATTCACCGTAAATTATTTTTAAGAACAATGGGAGTTAACATCATTGTTATAATTATCATTAATCTTGCGCTAGGATTTATGATACCAATGATTGATAATAGTGCTCATATTGGTGGATTAGTGGGAGGGTTTTTAGCTTCAGCAATTTTACATTTACCAAGACATAAGATTAGAAAACAACAATTTATCACATTTATCGTAACTGCAGGAGCATTTAGTGGGTTATTACTCTATGGTTTTACTATTCAAGAAGATGTGGAAAAAATGCATCTAATTAACATTCAAATAGCTCAGGAGCTACTGCAAAGAGGGGAGATTGAGCGAGCATACCCTTTACTGAAAGAAGCGGTTGAGCATGATGTAGAGGTTGTTGAAGCCAATTTTTTGTTAGCTTATAGTGAAGCCAGATTAGGCTTATTAAAAGATGCTGAAAAAAATTTGCTAATTACTATTGAACAGCGCCCGTACCTACACGAAGCTCATTTTAATTTGTCATTAGTCTATTTTGAATTAAGACAGTATTTAGATGCCTATCGTTCTGTTGAAAAGGCACTAGAATTAAACCCAAACACAGGGGACTATATTGAGTTAAAAACTACGATTGAAAAGGTGCTGGAAAAAATAGGTTAA
- a CDS encoding ROK family glucokinase: MDNHWFVGVDIGGTTIKMAFIDTYGEIITKWEIATNTHNEGRQITTDISKSIFMKLDELNEPKEKLAGIGVGAPGFINMENGFIYKAVNIGWKDFPLKDRLEVDTGLPVVVDNDANLAALGEMWRGAGDGAKNLLAVTLGTGVGGGLIANGNIVHGVNGMAGEIGHLTSVAKGGAPCNCGKTGCLETIASATGIARIAKEKASESNDSELAIILSRDGKLTAKDVFDAASKEDALALEVVDEISFHLGLAIANLANAVNPEKIVIGGGVSKAGDLLIDHINKHFQTYALPRVAQGAKIAVATLGNDAGVIGAVWLIKQKVNN; encoded by the coding sequence ATGGATAATCATTGGTTTGTAGGGGTAGATATTGGTGGAACAACGATAAAAATGGCTTTTATCGATACATATGGTGAAATCATCACGAAGTGGGAAATTGCTACGAATACGCATAATGAAGGTAGGCAAATTACAACTGATATTAGTAAGTCGATATTTATGAAATTAGATGAATTGAATGAGCCTAAGGAAAAGTTAGCAGGAATTGGTGTGGGTGCACCAGGATTTATTAATATGGAAAATGGCTTTATTTATAAGGCTGTAAATATTGGTTGGAAGGACTTCCCTCTAAAGGATCGTCTTGAAGTTGATACAGGATTACCAGTAGTCGTAGATAATGATGCTAATTTAGCGGCCCTTGGTGAGATGTGGCGTGGAGCTGGTGACGGCGCGAAAAATTTACTTGCAGTAACATTAGGTACAGGTGTTGGTGGTGGGCTAATAGCCAATGGAAACATCGTACATGGAGTCAATGGGATGGCTGGTGAAATTGGTCATCTTACATCAGTGGCTAAAGGTGGAGCGCCATGTAATTGTGGGAAAACAGGTTGTTTAGAAACGATAGCATCGGCAACAGGCATCGCCCGAATTGCTAAAGAAAAAGCGAGTGAATCAAATGATAGTGAACTTGCCATAATCTTAAGTCGTGATGGTAAGCTTACGGCAAAAGACGTATTTGATGCTGCTAGTAAAGAAGATGCTTTGGCTTTGGAAGTAGTTGACGAAATAAGCTTCCACTTGGGATTAGCAATTGCCAATCTTGCTAATGCAGTAAATCCAGAAAAAATTGTCATTGGTGGCGGAGTATCTAAAGCTGGTGATTTATTAATTGATCATATTAATAAGCATTTTCAGACCTATGCTTTGCCAAGAGTAGCACAAGGTGCAAAGATTGCTGTTGCGACGTTAGGAAACGATGCCGGTGTTATTGGAGCTGTCTGGTTAATCAAGCAGAAGGTTAATAATTAA
- the rpmG gene encoding 50S ribosomal protein L33: protein MRVNITLACTETGDRNYITTKNKRNNPDRLELKKYSPRLKKYTVHRETK, encoded by the coding sequence ATGCGTGTAAATATTACATTAGCTTGTACAGAAACTGGTGATCGTAACTATATCACTACTAAAAATAAACGTAATAACCCAGACCGTCTTGAGTTAAAGAAATATAGCCCAAGATTAAAGAAATATACTGTGCATCGCGAAACTAAGTAA
- a CDS encoding spore germination protein, translating into MSYEEIQHLASENFEDNIKYLSKELGVDKSFDIIRVDLRYASKKMALFIVDGFAKDEALTQIQREFMVIKEEELKEDALQTIIKSKIPYVEIDTEKDLDKVVDQVLAGPAALVVEGLDEVILIDTRTYPVRGLEEPNTEQVIRGAKDGFVETIIFNTALTRRRVRDRTLRNEYLTVGRRSKTDLCVSYIEDIADPLLVKHIKKALEKIDTDGLPMGDKTIEEYLFGQHYNPYPLVRYTERPDVAASHLFEGHVLIMVDGSPSVIITPTTFWHHLQHAEEYRQKPIIGIALRLVRFSAVWASIFLLPLWLLFATNQALLPVGLEYIGPNETGSVPLLAQFLIAEVGIEMLRMAAIHTPSALATALGLVAAILIGQVAIDVGLFSSEVVLYLAVAAVGSFATPSYEMSLANRLIRVVLLLATGFFNVFGYVISITLLFLLLTTMRVYQTPYLWPFMPFSALSFRDVIFRSPIPLKRQRPEAIHPLDEDR; encoded by the coding sequence ATGTCATATGAAGAAATTCAGCACCTTGCATCTGAAAACTTTGAGGATAATATTAAATATTTAAGCAAAGAACTTGGTGTCGATAAAAGTTTCGATATAATAAGAGTCGATCTTAGATATGCTAGTAAAAAAATGGCCCTATTTATTGTTGATGGGTTTGCCAAAGATGAGGCTTTAACCCAAATACAAAGAGAGTTTATGGTTATAAAAGAAGAAGAACTAAAAGAAGATGCCCTACAAACAATTATTAAATCTAAAATTCCTTATGTGGAAATAGATACAGAAAAAGATTTAGATAAAGTTGTAGATCAAGTTCTTGCAGGTCCTGCTGCTTTAGTTGTTGAGGGGCTTGATGAAGTAATTTTAATTGATACTAGGACATATCCAGTTCGAGGTCTTGAAGAACCTAATACTGAGCAAGTAATTAGAGGTGCAAAAGATGGTTTTGTAGAAACAATAATTTTTAACACTGCTTTAACAAGAAGAAGGGTAAGAGATCGAACGCTCCGCAATGAATACTTGACGGTAGGACGACGTTCTAAAACGGATCTATGCGTTTCCTACATTGAAGATATTGCTGACCCATTACTAGTTAAACATATTAAAAAAGCACTTGAAAAAATCGATACTGATGGATTGCCAATGGGTGACAAAACAATCGAGGAATATTTATTTGGACAGCATTACAATCCCTATCCACTCGTTAGGTATACTGAAAGACCTGATGTTGCGGCATCCCACCTATTTGAAGGACATGTACTAATTATGGTTGATGGCTCACCTAGTGTAATTATTACACCAACAACGTTTTGGCATCACCTACAACATGCGGAAGAATATCGACAAAAGCCGATTATCGGTATTGCTTTGAGGTTAGTAAGATTTTCAGCAGTCTGGGCTTCAATTTTTCTATTACCTTTGTGGCTATTATTCGCTACAAACCAAGCGCTCCTTCCAGTTGGGTTAGAATACATTGGACCAAACGAAACAGGTAGTGTACCTTTGTTAGCTCAGTTTCTCATTGCTGAAGTTGGAATTGAAATGCTCAGAATGGCCGCCATACATACGCCGTCTGCTTTAGCGACAGCTTTAGGTCTTGTGGCTGCAATTTTAATTGGACAAGTTGCAATTGATGTAGGGTTATTTTCATCTGAAGTCGTATTGTACTTGGCTGTAGCAGCTGTAGGTTCCTTTGCTACTCCAAGTTATGAAATGAGCTTAGCTAATCGTTTAATTCGAGTTGTTCTCTTACTAGCAACTGGATTTTTTAACGTATTTGGGTACGTGATTTCAATTACATTGCTATTTTTATTGCTCACAACAATGAGGGTTTATCAAACCCCTTATTTATGGCCATTTATGCCTTTTTCTGCACTTAGTTTTCGTGATGTTATTTTTAGATCACCAATACCATTAAAAAGACAAAGGCCAGAAGCAATTCATCCTTTAGATGAAGATCGATAG
- a CDS encoding HAD family hydrolase codes for MRWKTICFDLDNTLFSHEKAFEKSICFCFESVLKKKDLLKDIEISELFKVFKKYSDLFWTDYENGVLSPQEYRRKRFLSTVENFKLPFTTLEADEFHQHYYRVVDDFSEPYPYLHSLISNLIEADIKVGIITNGTADTQYNKINKLELNEWISNDCIFVSEELKIWKPDRKIFDLAKANLCSEGDYLFVGDSWEHDVVGAIEAGWDAIFLNTREEEPKTNHNPVKICLSLQDVATFIYHENKLEG; via the coding sequence ATGAGATGGAAAACGATTTGTTTCGATTTGGACAATACACTTTTTAGTCATGAAAAGGCATTTGAGAAGTCAATTTGTTTTTGTTTTGAATCTGTTCTTAAGAAAAAGGATCTCCTTAAAGACATTGAGATAAGTGAGCTTTTTAAGGTTTTTAAAAAATATAGTGACCTTTTTTGGACAGATTATGAGAATGGGGTTTTGTCGCCACAGGAGTACCGCAGAAAGAGGTTTTTAAGTACTGTAGAAAATTTCAAGTTACCATTCACTACTCTAGAAGCAGATGAATTTCATCAACATTATTACCGTGTTGTTGATGATTTTAGTGAGCCATACCCCTATTTACACTCTTTAATAAGTAATTTAATCGAAGCAGATATAAAAGTAGGTATTATTACAAATGGGACTGCCGATACTCAATATAATAAAATAAATAAATTAGAGCTTAATGAATGGATATCAAATGATTGTATTTTCGTTTCAGAAGAATTAAAGATATGGAAACCAGACAGAAAAATATTTGATTTAGCAAAAGCAAATTTATGCTCAGAAGGTGACTATCTGTTTGTGGGCGATTCTTGGGAGCATGATGTTGTTGGTGCAATAGAAGCGGGCTGGGATGCTATATTTTTAAATACAAGAGAAGAGGAACCTAAAACAAACCATAACCCAGTGAAAATTTGTCTTAGCCTCCAGGACGTTGCTACATTTATTTATCATGAAAACAAGTTGGAAGGATGA
- a CDS encoding YqgQ family protein translates to MNTMYELRQFLQKHGAFIYTGDRAGDIELFEMELRQLYEWNMIDIQMLQQGLLILKRELSEYNQAKN, encoded by the coding sequence ATGAACACAATGTATGAACTAAGACAATTTTTACAAAAACATGGTGCCTTTATTTATACCGGTGACCGGGCCGGTGATATTGAACTTTTTGAAATGGAATTGAGGCAATTATACGAGTGGAATATGATAGATATTCAAATGCTACAGCAAGGTTTATTAATCTTAAAGCGCGAATTAAGTGAATATAATCAAGCGAAAAACTGA
- a CDS encoding YueI family protein — translation MQQKSKLEQVLLQGIRGMAETLPEERALFLSTISERIYLALTNKQVIHKGMYPEAIDVMSSKKDLHLFLNGELSYNIYSNYIKEASKHNIPFTIVNDGHDTPIGLVLASSTAINSGKEYTFFIEDETFKRDMGE, via the coding sequence ATGCAACAGAAAAGTAAATTAGAGCAAGTCTTACTTCAAGGAATACGTGGCATGGCTGAGACACTTCCAGAAGAACGGGCTTTATTTTTATCAACAATTAGCGAGCGAATATACTTAGCATTAACAAACAAGCAAGTGATACATAAAGGAATGTACCCCGAAGCCATTGATGTTATGAGCTCAAAAAAAGATTTACACTTATTTTTAAATGGAGAGTTATCATATAATATTTATTCAAACTATATTAAGGAAGCATCGAAGCACAACATACCTTTTACAATTGTTAATGATGGTCACGATACTCCGATTGGACTTGTGCTAGCGAGCAGTACAGCGATTAATTCAGGAAAAGAATATACTTTTTTCATTGAAGACGAAACGTTTAAACGAGATATGGGTGAATAA
- a CDS encoding M42 family metallopeptidase, translated as MSFNVNTNEVISLIENLVKIPSPSGNTEKVINFVENYCNELQLQSFRNRKGGLVISVNGTDNTRHRMVTAHVDTLGAMVKEIKKNGRLKLSMIGGFRWNSVEGEYCQIETSEGTVFSGTILMQQASVHVYKDAGTAERDEKNIEVRIDEKVENDEDVKALGISVGDFVSFEPRFERTANGFIKSRHLDDKASVAILLNLLKEIKENNLKLPYTTHFLISNNEEIGYGGNSNITPETVEYLAVDMGAIGVGQTTTEYCVSICAKDSSGPYNLRLKNKLVELAKKHKLNYEVDIYPYYGSDASAAIRSGSDIVHGLIGPGISESHANERTHESSLENTSKLIYHYLLSEMV; from the coding sequence ATGTCTTTTAATGTGAATACAAATGAAGTAATTAGTTTAATAGAGAACTTAGTCAAAATTCCAAGTCCTTCAGGAAACACTGAAAAGGTAATTAATTTCGTTGAAAATTATTGTAATGAATTGCAGCTTCAATCATTTCGTAATAGAAAAGGTGGATTAGTCATTTCTGTCAATGGGACTGACAATACAAGACATCGAATGGTAACTGCACATGTTGATACATTAGGAGCAATGGTTAAAGAAATCAAGAAAAATGGTCGGTTGAAATTATCAATGATTGGAGGTTTTCGCTGGAACTCAGTAGAGGGCGAGTACTGTCAAATTGAAACAAGTGAGGGAACTGTCTTTTCTGGCACAATCTTAATGCAACAAGCATCAGTTCACGTCTATAAGGATGCCGGGACTGCTGAGCGGGACGAGAAGAATATTGAGGTTCGAATTGATGAAAAGGTAGAAAATGATGAAGACGTAAAAGCTCTTGGAATTTCAGTTGGCGATTTTGTTTCTTTTGAACCTAGATTTGAAAGGACCGCTAATGGATTTATCAAATCTCGTCATTTAGATGACAAAGCAAGCGTAGCTATATTACTTAATTTACTAAAAGAAATAAAAGAAAATAATCTGAAATTACCGTATACTACTCATTTTCTTATCTCAAATAATGAAGAAATTGGCTACGGTGGTAACTCCAATATTACACCAGAAACAGTGGAGTATTTAGCTGTAGATATGGGAGCAATCGGTGTCGGTCAAACGACGACTGAGTACTGTGTTTCTATATGCGCGAAAGATTCTAGTGGTCCATATAACTTGCGCTTAAAGAATAAACTTGTCGAACTAGCTAAAAAGCATAAACTTAATTATGAAGTTGATATCTATCCATATTACGGTTCAGATGCCTCCGCAGCAATCCGTTCAGGGAGTGATATCGTTCATGGCTTAATTGGACCAGGAATTTCAGAGTCCCATGCAAATGAAAGAACCCACGAATCTTCGTTGGAAAATACTAGCAAATTAATTTATCATTACTTACTTTCAGAGATGGTATAG
- a CDS encoding 5-formyltetrahydrofolate cyclo-ligase: protein MNKGNVREEIKKKLLEMNDIDYWALSTRIKDELINSNEWAEALTIGLTISTGREVDTKEIIEEGWRQNKRIVVPKCFPKNRELRFYQFNSFQEVEDSFYSLKEPIISVTPYVPKNEIDLMVVPGIVYDKRGFRIGYGGGYYDRYLSNYTNKTISLAFGLQIVDEVPVEEHDVAVEKLISI from the coding sequence ATGAATAAAGGAAATGTACGTGAAGAGATAAAAAAAAAGTTACTAGAGATGAATGATATAGACTATTGGGCGCTATCTACAAGGATTAAGGACGAGCTCATTAATAGCAATGAATGGGCAGAGGCATTGACGATTGGATTAACCATCTCTACTGGCAGAGAAGTTGATACAAAAGAAATTATTGAAGAAGGATGGCGGCAAAACAAGCGCATTGTTGTTCCGAAATGTTTTCCTAAAAACAGGGAGTTGAGGTTTTATCAATTTAACTCTTTTCAAGAAGTTGAGGACAGCTTTTATTCATTAAAAGAACCAATTATTTCAGTCACTCCTTATGTACCAAAAAATGAGATTGATCTTATGGTTGTCCCAGGTATTGTTTATGACAAAAGAGGGTTTCGTATCGGTTATGGTGGTGGCTATTATGACCGCTACTTGTCTAATTATACAAATAAAACAATATCTCTTGCTTTTGGACTTCAAATTGTTGACGAAGTACCCGTTGAAGAACATGATGTTGCTGTAGAGAAATTAATTAGCATATAA